Proteins encoded within one genomic window of Pseudomonadales bacterium:
- the gshB gene encoding glutathione synthase: MPKPLEIGVVMDPIEAVSYKKDSTLAMLWAAQERGWRLHYMEQKDLCLTEGRAMASSRPLEVFRDPQRWFSRGEPQQGPLSRFDAILMRKDPPFDTEYIYTTYLLEQAEREGVLVVNRPQSLRDCNEKMFAATFPELGPPTLVSRQAGQIRDFHRHHGDIIVKPLEGMGGASVFRLTPEDPNVSVILETLTHHGQRYIMAQRYLPEIRNGDKRILLIDGEPVPYALARIPAPGESRGNLAAGGTGEGRPLTSRDRWICAQLGPALRERGLIFVGIDVIGDCLTEINVTSPTCIRELQNQFSIDIAGQLMDAIARRLGR; encoded by the coding sequence ATGCCCAAACCCCTTGAGATTGGCGTGGTCATGGACCCGATCGAGGCCGTCAGCTACAAGAAAGACAGCACCCTGGCCATGCTGTGGGCAGCACAGGAGCGCGGCTGGCGGCTGCACTACATGGAGCAGAAAGACCTCTGTCTGACCGAAGGGCGGGCAATGGCGTCCAGCCGTCCGCTCGAGGTGTTTCGCGACCCGCAGCGCTGGTTCAGCCGCGGTGAGCCGCAACAGGGCCCGCTTTCGCGCTTCGATGCGATCCTGATGCGCAAGGATCCGCCGTTCGACACCGAATACATCTACACCACCTACCTGCTCGAACAGGCCGAGCGCGAAGGGGTGCTGGTGGTCAACCGGCCGCAGTCGCTGCGCGACTGCAATGAGAAGATGTTTGCCGCCACCTTCCCCGAACTGGGTCCGCCGACGCTGGTCAGCCGGCAGGCGGGGCAGATTCGCGATTTCCACCGCCACCATGGCGACATCATCGTCAAGCCGCTGGAGGGGATGGGTGGCGCATCGGTCTTTCGGCTGACGCCCGAGGATCCCAATGTCTCGGTCATTCTCGAAACCCTGACCCACCATGGTCAGCGTTACATCATGGCGCAGCGCTACCTGCCCGAGATTCGCAATGGCGACAAACGCATCCTGCTGATCGATGGCGAGCCGGTGCCCTACGCGCTGGCGCGCATTCCGGCACCGGGTGAGAGCCGTGGCAACCTTGCGGCCGGCGGGACTGGCGAAGGCCGACCCTTGACCAGCCGTGACCGCTGGATTTGCGCCCAGCTTGGTCCCGCCCTGCGGGAGCGGGGCTTGATCTTCGTCGGCATCGATGTGATCGGTGACTGCCTGACCGAGATCAACGTCACCAGCCCCACCTGCATTCGCGAATTGCAGAACCAGTTCTCGATCGACATCGCCGGACAGTTGATGGATGCAATCGCCCGGCGGCTCGGACGCTGA
- the pilG gene encoding twitching motility response regulator PilG, producing MDESNFSGLKVMVIDDSKTIRRTAESLLAKVGCEVITATDGFEALAKIADGRPDIIFVDVMMPRLDGYQTCALIKNNREFRATPVIMLSSKDGLFDKAKGRIVGSDEYLTKPFSKEELMGAIEQHVVRH from the coding sequence ATGGATGAAAGCAATTTTTCTGGCCTCAAGGTGATGGTGATCGACGACAGCAAGACCATCCGCCGCACCGCCGAAAGCCTGCTGGCCAAGGTGGGTTGCGAGGTGATCACCGCCACCGACGGCTTCGAAGCGCTGGCGAAAATCGCCGACGGCCGCCCCGACATCATCTTTGTCGATGTGATGATGCCGCGTCTGGATGGCTATCAGACCTGCGCGCTGATCAAGAACAACCGCGAGTTCCGCGCCACGCCGGTGATCATGCTGTCGAGCAAGGATGGCCTGTTCGACAAGGCCAAGGGCCGCATCGTCGGCTCGGATGAGTACCTGACCAAGCCCTTCAGCAAGGAGGAGCTGATGGGTGCAATCGAACAACACGTCGTGCGGCACTGA
- a CDS encoding response regulator translates to MGALAYRPSGNDQSAIAARVLIVDDSPTETLAISTMLRRHGYQVLAATSGEEGIETARREQPDLVLMDVVMPGISGFQATRQLTREQATGHIPVVIISTKDQPTDRVWGLRQGAREYLCKPVLEQRLLQTIEQILTH, encoded by the coding sequence ATGGGTGCTTTGGCTTATCGTCCCTCGGGCAATGACCAGTCGGCCATCGCAGCGCGGGTTCTGATCGTCGACGACTCTCCCACCGAAACTCTGGCCATCTCGACCATGCTGCGGCGGCACGGCTATCAGGTCTTGGCCGCCACCTCCGGCGAGGAGGGCATCGAGACTGCCCGCCGTGAGCAGCCCGATCTGGTGCTGATGGATGTGGTGATGCCGGGAATCAGCGGTTTTCAGGCCACCCGTCAGCTGACGCGTGAACAGGCAACCGGCCACATTCCGGTGGTGATCATCAGCACCAAGGACCAACCCACCGACCGGGTGTGGGGATTGCGTCAGGGTGCGCGGGAGTATCTCTGCAAGCCGGTGCTCGAACAGCGGCTGTTGCAGACCATCGAGCAGATTCTGACCCATTGA
- a CDS encoding chemotaxis protein CheW, protein MHPPADPADLLLDIERRCQRHAAALPQPTRPERTIDTGIGFLFAGLEMVAAMSEISEILAVPRLSKVPGVKPWVCGIANLRGRLLPIYDIDLLCGHERDRTVQQREQRVLVTECSGQYSGFMVSRIFGMKPMDPDRFESNTPAAPSVLSSCIEGFYRNGEQTWLRLSLHRLAAAPALQQLAR, encoded by the coding sequence ATGCATCCACCCGCCGATCCAGCCGATCTGCTGCTCGACATCGAGCGGCGCTGCCAGCGACATGCCGCCGCACTGCCGCAGCCGACCCGCCCGGAACGCACCATCGACACCGGCATCGGTTTTCTGTTCGCCGGCCTCGAAATGGTGGCGGCCATGAGTGAGATCAGCGAAATTCTGGCGGTGCCACGCCTCTCCAAGGTGCCTGGTGTCAAGCCCTGGGTCTGCGGCATTGCCAATCTGCGCGGCCGGCTGTTGCCGATCTATGACATCGATCTGCTCTGTGGTCACGAACGCGATCGCACGGTGCAGCAACGCGAACAGCGCGTGTTGGTGACCGAATGCAGTGGCCAATACAGCGGTTTCATGGTCAGCAGGATCTTCGGCATGAAACCGATGGATCCGGACCGCTTCGAATCGAACACGCCCGCCGCACCCAGCGTGCTCTCCTCCTGCATTGAAGGGTTTTACCGCAATGGTGAACAGACGTGGCTGCGCCTGAGTCTGCACCGGCTGGCCGCTGCACCAGCCCTGCAACAGCTCGCCCGCTGA
- a CDS encoding energy transducer TonB, giving the protein MSAVADSPAVRGAAVSDLDRLGFTLFLALAIHGVLLLGISFKANLKPPPESQPTIEVTLATQASARPPPKADFIAPVHQQGSGEAEQAQRLTSPKPATTQSPRQQLSQSEQAPARPQPRPRSVPPAVSRASQTAKPVPQRAEPTPEVAAPAQDSTLLERSIEIASLEAELDRQQQVKARRPRVRTISAASTQSSVDAYYLEAWRQKIERVGNLNYPQQARDQQIYGSLRMMVRLLPDGSVDRIQIIESSGHPLLDEAAVRIVRLAEPFAPFPPELSRETDVLQIIRTWRFRNSYSSAP; this is encoded by the coding sequence TTGTCTGCCGTGGCTGATTCGCCAGCGGTGAGGGGGGCGGCGGTCTCCGATCTCGATCGTTTGGGTTTCACGCTCTTTCTGGCGCTGGCGATTCATGGTGTGTTGCTGCTGGGGATCAGCTTCAAGGCCAACCTCAAGCCACCGCCCGAGAGCCAGCCGACCATCGAGGTGACACTGGCGACGCAGGCGAGCGCCAGGCCACCGCCCAAGGCCGACTTCATCGCGCCGGTGCATCAACAGGGCAGTGGTGAGGCTGAGCAGGCACAGCGCCTCACCAGCCCCAAACCAGCCACCACCCAGAGTCCGCGACAGCAACTGAGCCAGAGCGAACAGGCGCCAGCACGGCCACAGCCCAGGCCCAGGAGTGTACCGCCGGCGGTGTCCCGCGCCAGCCAGACTGCCAAGCCCGTGCCGCAACGCGCCGAACCGACGCCCGAGGTGGCCGCTCCGGCGCAGGATTCGACCCTGCTCGAGCGCAGCATCGAGATTGCCAGTCTGGAGGCAGAGCTCGACCGCCAGCAGCAGGTCAAGGCACGTCGGCCGCGGGTGCGTACCATCAGCGCCGCCTCGACCCAGTCGTCGGTCGATGCCTACTACCTCGAAGCCTGGCGGCAAAAGATCGAGCGGGTCGGCAACCTCAACTATCCGCAGCAGGCGCGGGATCAGCAGATTTATGGCAGTTTGCGCATGATGGTGCGGCTGCTGCCCGATGGCTCGGTCGATCGAATCCAGATCATTGAGTCCTCCGGCCATCCGCTGCTCGATGAGGCGGCGGTGCGCATCGTCCGGCTGGCCGAGCCCTTTGCCCCCTTTCCACCCGAGCTGAGCCGCGAAACCGATGTGTTGCAGATCATTCGCACCTGGCGTTTTCGCAACAGCTACTCCTCCGCGCCCTAG